Proteins from a genomic interval of Nitrospina gracilis Nb-211:
- a CDS encoding tetratricopeptide repeat protein: MRPFARPVSYLITAFLSASLCLLTVVHATAYEVNRNAIVMLIAKDKQGETVSTGSGFIVRPDGTLLTNYHVLIDTSSMSAVFPDGTQVDVKGVLNVDRLRDVAVLKLEGDLYSTLEIGDSSKLKTYDYLSALGYPSHAVEMVEQGLHGVLVQTYGFVLGVHPQAIPEYPFIYATTPFEPGFSGGPVVNLDNQVVGIATLEGRALNLAVPIESVKPYLKDTRLLSFDDLRERDKNTKEVLYYRGNFTLYGLGDAEAAIGLFQKTLKIDPDFVPARYDLAVAYRGLGQMDAAIAEYEKALKINPRFPEALSNLGGQYFRRGDVNKAIEKFREAIYIHPNFIQALSNLGAALNKKERYEEAVPFLKRALSLDPEFGVAHFNLGNAYYGLGKWNEAIGAYHTAVGMGVDFLSLHWSLHDIHAKQGDRDKAIRELRFILQIDPQNEDARKKLEALDSRP, from the coding sequence ATGCGTCCTTTTGCCCGACCCGTTTCGTACCTGATCACAGCATTTCTTTCCGCGTCGCTTTGCCTGCTCACCGTGGTGCACGCCACCGCGTACGAGGTCAACCGCAACGCCATTGTCATGCTGATCGCGAAGGACAAACAGGGCGAGACGGTGTCCACCGGTAGTGGTTTCATCGTACGGCCGGACGGCACCCTCCTCACCAATTACCATGTGTTGATCGACACATCCAGTATGAGCGCGGTGTTTCCCGATGGAACCCAGGTGGACGTCAAGGGTGTGTTGAATGTGGATCGTCTGCGCGATGTGGCGGTGCTGAAACTGGAAGGCGACCTCTATTCCACGCTGGAGATCGGCGACTCGTCCAAACTGAAGACCTATGATTACCTGAGCGCGCTGGGGTATCCCTCACACGCGGTGGAGATGGTGGAGCAGGGCCTGCACGGGGTTCTGGTGCAGACCTACGGTTTCGTGCTGGGCGTGCACCCGCAGGCCATTCCAGAGTATCCGTTTATTTATGCCACCACGCCGTTCGAGCCGGGATTCAGCGGCGGGCCGGTAGTCAACCTCGACAACCAGGTGGTGGGCATCGCCACCCTGGAAGGACGCGCACTGAATCTGGCGGTGCCCATTGAATCCGTAAAGCCATACCTGAAAGACACCCGGCTTCTCAGCTTCGACGACCTGCGCGAACGGGACAAGAACACCAAAGAGGTGCTGTACTACCGCGGCAACTTCACTTTGTACGGATTGGGAGATGCCGAAGCGGCGATCGGCCTGTTCCAAAAAACGCTGAAGATCGACCCCGATTTCGTGCCCGCCCGTTACGATCTTGCCGTGGCCTACCGGGGCCTGGGGCAGATGGACGCGGCGATCGCGGAATACGAAAAAGCGCTCAAGATCAACCCGCGCTTCCCGGAAGCACTGTCCAACCTGGGCGGCCAGTATTTCCGGCGGGGTGACGTGAACAAGGCCATCGAAAAATTCCGCGAGGCCATCTACATCCACCCAAACTTCATCCAGGCATTGTCCAACCTGGGTGCGGCGCTCAACAAAAAAGAGCGCTACGAGGAAGCCGTGCCGTTTCTCAAACGCGCGCTGTCGCTGGACCCGGAGTTCGGCGTCGCGCACTTCAACCTCGGCAACGCTTACTACGGCCTCGGCAAATGGAATGAAGCCATCGGCGCGTACCACACCGCCGTCGGCATGGGCGTCGATTTCCTTTCCCTGCACTGGAGCCTGCACGACATCCATGCCAAACAGGGCGACCGCGATAAAGCCATTCGCGAACTGCGCTTCATTCTGCAGATCGACCCGCAGAACGAAGATGCCCGTAAAAAACTGGAAGCGCTCGACTCCCGGCCTTGA
- a CDS encoding M20/M25/M40 family metallo-hydrolase — protein MLMMAILPARLSGEPDPLQKYRSILWDHLVALCDIGPRYPGSDGHVKTRAYIRQVAERHADSWKEQAFVARVGYADELPLYNYELTFNGTGDKPPILLGAHYDTRPFADEETDPQKEGQPIIGANDGGSGTAVLLALAEYFDENPPERTVKLVFFDGEDWGRKGSDEYFLGATYYAEQLKKEDPSTWPARALVVDMVGQKDLKIFKEQYSFRSSPSFIETVFDTAEDLGVKEFVPMLRYSVRDDHLPFIHMKIPSVLLIDFDYSYWHTLEDTLDKCSADSMLAVLRVVVETVRRV, from the coding sequence ATGCTGATGATGGCCATTCTTCCCGCGCGGTTGTCCGGAGAACCGGACCCTCTGCAAAAATACCGTTCCATATTGTGGGACCACCTAGTGGCGCTGTGCGACATCGGTCCCCGCTACCCGGGCAGCGACGGCCACGTCAAAACCCGCGCCTACATCCGGCAGGTGGCGGAGCGCCACGCCGACTCGTGGAAGGAACAGGCGTTCGTCGCGCGGGTGGGGTACGCGGACGAACTGCCGCTGTACAATTACGAACTCACCTTCAATGGCACCGGTGACAAACCGCCCATCCTGCTGGGCGCGCATTACGACACGCGGCCCTTCGCCGATGAGGAGACCGATCCTCAAAAGGAAGGCCAGCCGATCATCGGCGCCAACGATGGCGGTTCCGGCACCGCCGTGTTGTTGGCTCTGGCCGAGTACTTCGACGAGAACCCGCCGGAGCGCACGGTGAAGCTGGTGTTCTTCGACGGTGAGGACTGGGGCCGCAAGGGCTCGGACGAATATTTTCTGGGAGCGACTTACTACGCCGAGCAGTTGAAGAAGGAAGACCCCTCCACCTGGCCCGCCCGGGCGCTGGTAGTGGACATGGTGGGGCAGAAGGATCTCAAAATTTTTAAAGAGCAGTATTCCTTTCGCAGTTCGCCGAGTTTCATAGAAACCGTATTCGACACGGCAGAGGATCTGGGAGTCAAGGAATTCGTGCCCATGCTCCGTTATTCCGTGCGCGACGACCACCTGCCTTTCATCCACATGAAAATCCCTTCCGTGCTGTTGATCGACTTCGATTATTCATACTGGCATACGCTGGAGGACACGCTGGACAAATGCTCGGCGGACAGCATGCTGGCGGTGTTGCGGGTGGTGGTGGAGACGGTCCGGCGGGTGTGA
- a CDS encoding NUDIX domain-containing protein, giving the protein MSYKKPAVAVDLIIEIENRGIVLIERKNPPHGWALPGGFVDYGESLENAAIREAREEIQLEVHLLGQFHSYSRPDRDPRMHCISTVFVARAEGEPKAADDARRCALFPHDRLPEDLAFDHAEILRDYLENRWGTSHPADSEFS; this is encoded by the coding sequence ATGAGTTATAAAAAACCGGCGGTGGCGGTGGATTTGATCATCGAGATCGAAAACCGGGGAATCGTGCTGATTGAGCGCAAAAACCCGCCGCATGGGTGGGCCTTGCCCGGCGGATTTGTCGATTATGGAGAATCGTTGGAAAACGCCGCCATTCGCGAAGCCCGGGAGGAAATCCAACTGGAAGTCCACCTTCTGGGCCAGTTCCACAGCTATTCCCGTCCGGACCGCGACCCCCGCATGCACTGCATCTCCACCGTGTTTGTGGCCCGCGCGGAAGGCGAGCCCAAAGCCGCGGATGACGCCCGCCGGTGCGCCCTGTTTCCGCACGACCGCCTGCCGGAGGACCTGGCGTTCGACCACGCGGAGATCCTGCGGGATTACCTTGAAAACCGGTGGGGCACCTCCCACCCGGCGGATTCCGAATTTTCCTGA
- the flgM gene encoding flagellar biosynthesis anti-sigma factor FlgM, translating into MEIQGDDFKIRNKVSPDKVKGPNVKGNPADPTSTASSRASNAGGEQIALSAKGQTIQKALDVVKASPDVRTEKINRIKSQVENGTFHVDSDVLAESILKEILTESKFLE; encoded by the coding sequence ATGGAAATCCAGGGCGATGATTTCAAAATCCGAAACAAGGTATCCCCGGACAAGGTGAAAGGGCCGAACGTCAAAGGCAATCCGGCCGACCCCACATCCACTGCCTCTTCCCGGGCGTCCAACGCCGGCGGAGAACAGATTGCCTTGTCCGCAAAGGGGCAAACCATTCAGAAGGCTCTGGATGTGGTCAAAGCCTCTCCCGACGTGCGGACCGAAAAGATCAACCGCATCAAGTCCCAAGTGGAAAACGGCACCTTCCATGTGGACAGCGATGTGTTGGCCGAGAGCATTTTGAAAGAAATCCTGACCGAGTCGAAGTTTCTGGAATAA
- the rpmB gene encoding 50S ribosomal protein L28, with the protein MSKRCEICDKGPLVGNNVSHANNKTRRRWIPNLKKLRVVHKGAVKTMKVCTRCLKAGKVMKVPASNRPTQTAATG; encoded by the coding sequence ATGTCCAAGCGATGTGAAATCTGTGACAAGGGTCCTCTGGTTGGCAACAACGTGAGCCACGCCAACAACAAGACGCGGCGCCGGTGGATTCCCAATCTCAAGAAACTGCGTGTGGTGCATAAAGGCGCGGTAAAAACGATGAAGGTGTGCACCCGCTGTCTGAAAGCGGGCAAGGTGATGAAGGTTCCGGCCAGCAATCGCCCCACCCAGACGGCTGCCACCGGCTGA